The Polaribacter sp. HaHaR_3_91 genomic sequence CGTGAGAAAATTTTAAAAAACTTATCTGCAAAAGAAATTGCCGATGAAGTTAGAGAAATGGACACCGATGATGCTGCCGATATTATTGGAGAACTGTCTGAAGAAAGACAAAAAAGGGTAATGTCTGCTTTAGAAGACGATGACCATGCAGCAGATATTAAAGAATTACTGTCTTATAATGATAATTCTGCAGGTGCTTTAATGGCAAAAGAATTGGTAAAGGTCTATGAAACCTGGACCGTTGCCGGCTGCATGCGCAGAATAAGAGGACAAGCTAAAGATGTTACCAGAGTACACTCTATTTATGTAGTAGATAAAGAAGATAAATTGGTAGGTAGAATGTCTTTAAAAGACTTAATCATTGCCAAATCAGACCATAAAATAGCAGACATTTGTAAAGCAAAAGTAGATGCTGTAAACGTACATCAAAACGACGAAGAAGTTGCTAAAATAATGGCTAAGTACGATTTAGAGGCCATACCTGTTGTAGATGACAACAATGTTTTAGTGGGTAGAATTACCATTGATGATATTTTAGATGTTATTAGAGAAGAAGCCGACAAAGATTACCAAATGGCAGCTGGTTTCTCCCAAGATGTAGAAGCAGATGATACCATTTGGGAACTTACAAAAGCCCGTTTACCGTGGTTAATTTTAGCCCTTTTTGGTGGCTTTATTTCTGTTTCTGTCTTAGGTAGTTTTGATAATGCAATAAACACTTTTCCAGAACTGTTTTTTTTTACACCTTTAATTGCTGCAATGGCAGGTAATGTAGGCGTACAATCTTCTGCAATTATTGTGCAAGGTTTGGCAAACGACAGCTTAAAAGGATCTCTGTTTAAAAGGTTGTTAAAAGAAATATTACAAGGTTTGTTAAACGGTTTTGTATTGGCTGCCTTATTAATGTCTGCCGGAATGTTGTTTTTAGGATTTCCACTAGACTTAGGAATTACCGTAGCAGCTTCCTTAATTTCCGTAATTATTATTGCTTCAATTATTGGAACATTTATTCCTATTATTTTAGCAAAAAAAGGTATCGATCCAGCATTGGCCACAGGACCCTTTATAACAACAAGTAACGATATTTTAGGAATTTTAATCTACTTTTCTATCGCTAAATTAGTCTTAGGATTTTAATTTTTTTAGAAGCTATTTCCAGCTTTCCGCTATATCTTTTTGCTGAAAAAGCAAAAAGGATGCCGCTTCAATCTGGGCTAGACTTGTTTGCCAGCAACTTTTATATACTGAATACTCCTTTTAATATCATTTGAAATTTGAAACAGTAAAAGCTAAGAAAACCTAAAAATTAAACACCAAATTTATCATTTCGACGCAAGGAGAAGTCTCATAAAAGTGCTGCACTAACCCGATCAACCTTATGTGATTTCTCTCTCCGTTCGAAAGGACAAACTGTGTGAGAAAAAATATAAACGGCTACAAATATGTGACATCAGAAAGTACAAACTGTATGAGCAAAAAGAACTATTTTCTTAACTTCACAAACAAGTCCCAAATAACAACTCCTGTAGTTACAGAAATATTTAAAGAATGTTTGGTACCCAATTGCGGAATTTCGATACACAAATCAGACGCATTTACCACTTCTTGTTGCACGCCTTTTACCTCGTTCCCCATAACAATAGCATACTTCTCTCCTATCGTCGGATAAAAAGTGTCGAGCATTGTAGAATTTTCTGCTTGTTCAATAGAAAGAACTTTTACATTTTCTGCCTTTAATTTTTCAACTAAAGTCAAAGTATCTTCTACGTATTCCCAAGCCACCGATTCGGTTGCTCCTAAGGCTGTTTTATGAATATCTTTATTTGGCGGAGTAGCACAAATACCACATAAATAGATCTTTTCAATCAAAAAAGCATCACTTGTTCTAAAAACAGAACCAATATTATTTAAACTTCTAATATTGTCTAAAACTACTATAATTGGCGTCTTTTCAACAGTCTTAAATTCATCAACTGTAATTCTTCCTAACTCGTTATTCTTTAATTTTCTCATATCTTGTGAATAAGTTCACTACAAACTGCTACTGATTACTGCGTACTAATTTTTATCTTCGCAAAACTAACTGAAAATTTCCAAAACTTGGCAAAAACAAAAGCTAAAAAGGTAACTCCTTTAATGAAACAATACAACGCAATCAAGAATAAATATCCTGATGCAATGTTACTTTTTAGAGTAGGAGATTTTTACGAAACCTTTGGTGAAGACGCTAAAAAAGCTGCCGATGTTTTAGGAATTACCTTAACAAAACGTGGTGCCGGAAGTGAAACAGAAACTGCTTTGGCAGGTTTTCCACATCATTCTTTAAACACCTATTTACCAAAGTTGGTAAAGTTTGGAATGCGTGTTGCTATTTGCGACCAGTTAGAAGACCCTAAAATGACCAAAACCATAGTAAAACGTGGGGTTACAGAATTGGTTACACCCGGAGTTTCTTTAAACGACGAAGTTTTACAAACCAAAACCAATAACTTTTTAGCGGCAGTTCATTTTGATAAAAAACAACTCGGAATTTCTTTCCTTGATGTTTCTACTGGTGAATATTTGGTGGCACAAGGAAATGCAGAATATATTGATAAATTGTTGCAAAACTTTAGTCCGAGTGAAGTCTTGGTTCAGAAACAACACAAACAACAATTTTTAGAATTATTTGAAAACCGATATTACACGTTTTATTTAGACGATTGGGTTTTTCAAAAAGAATATGCGAATGAAACGTTGCAAAATCATTTTGAAGTAAAAAGCTTAAAAGGTTTTGGAATTCAGGATGTTAAAAACGGAATTATTGCTGCCGGCGCAGTGATGTATTACTTGTCGGAAACGCAACACAATCAGTTAAAACACATTCAGCATATCAGCAGAATTGCTGAAGATAATTATGTTTGGATGGACCGTTTTACGGTTCGGAATTTAGAATTATACAACCCTAATTCTATCAACGCAGTTACACTTTTAAATGTAATTGATAAAACAATTTCGCCCATGGGCGGACGTTTATTAAAGCGTTGGTTGGCATTGCCTTTAAAAAATATCGACGCCATTAAAAACCGTCATGAATTGGTAAAGTTCTTTATAGATTCTGATGAGTTTTCTCAGACAGTAACTTATCAATTAAAACAAATATCCGATTTAGAACGATTAATTTCTAAAGTAGCAACCGGTAAAGCTTCACCTAGAGAAATTGTACTTTTAAAAGATTCTTTAAAGGCCATTTTGCCGATAAAAGCATCCGCAGAAAAAAGTAAAAATAACACAGTAAAAGCACTCGGAAATCAATTACATACATGTGCCGATTTAATTGAAAAAATTAATAAAACCTTGTTTGATGAAGCTCCGGTAAACATCAATAAAGGAAATGCAATTGCTACTGGCGTTCATCAAGAATTAGACGACTTACGTGCCATTTCTAACTCTGGTAAAGAGTATTTAGATAACATGCTAAAGCGTGAAACAGAGCGCACAGGAATTACAAGTTTAAAGATTTCTTTTAACAACGTATTTGGGTATTATATTGAGGTTAGAAATTCTCATAAAGACAAAGTTCCACAAGAATGGATACGTAAACAAACCTTGGTAAATGCAGAGCGATATATTACCGAGGAATTAAAAGAATACGAAACCAAAATTTTAGGTGCTGAAGAAAAAATAGCCAAAATAGAACAAGAAATATTTTCTAAATTACTACAGTACATCATTCAATATGTACAGATAGTCCAAGAAAATGCACAGGTTATCGCAAAAATAGATTGTTTACTTTCTTTTTCTGTTTTAGCAATTGACAATAATTATGTGCGTCCGATTATGGATGAAAGTACTGATTTGGAAATAAAAAATGGTCGTCATCCTGTTATTGAAAAACAATTACCCATAGATCAAGCGTATATTGCAAATGATGTGGTGTTGAACAGAACTCAACAACAAATAATTATGATTACCGGACCTAATATGTCTGGTAAATCTGCTATTTTAAGACAAACTGCATTAATCGTTTTATTAGCACAAATGGGAAGTTATGTTCCGGCTCAGAATGCAAAAATTGGTATTGTTGATAAAATTTTTACCAGAGTTGGTGCCAGTGATAATATTTCTATGGGCGAATCTACCTTTATGGTAGAAATGAATGAAACAGCTTCGATCTTAAATAACGTTTCTGAGCGCAGTTTAATTTTGTTAGATGAAATTGGTAGAGGAACCTCTACTTATGACGGAATTTCGATTGCATGGGCCATATCTGAGTTCTTACACGAGCACCCAACCAAAGCAAAAACATTGTTTGCTACGCATTATCATGAGTTGAATGAAATGACCACTACTTTTGAGCGCATTAAAAACTTTAATGTGTCTGTAAAAGAATTAGAAAACACCATAATATTCTTACGTAAATTGGTTTCTGGTGGTTCTGATCATAGTTTTGGTATTCATGTAGCCAAACTTGCTGGAATGCCAAATATGGTAATTCATAGAGCGAATAAAATTTTAGAAAAACTAGAAAAGAACAACAAAAACGCCGAAGTTAAAGACGTTTTAAAACAAGATCAGAATGAAGAAATGCAACTCAGCTTTTTTCAGTTAGATGACCCGTTATTAGAAAATATTAAAGAAGAAATTTTAGCCACAAATATTGATACTTTAACACCAATTGAAGCATTAATGAAGTTGAATGAAATTAAACGAATGTTGATTAAAAAGTAAAAAAGAGCTAAACGTAAATGTTTAGCTCTTTTTAATTATTTTTTACTGTATTTTTTAAAACTTATACTTTGCAGTAAGTTGTAAATTTCTAGTTTCTCCTGGTAAAGCTCCTGCAAACATTGCTTTTACATAATATCTAGTATTAAAAATATTTTCAATATTTAATCTTAAATCCCAATTTTTTCCAATTCCATAAGCTAGAGCTCCATCAAAAAGAACATAGCTATTTACATGAGCATCTACTAAACTATAACCATCAATAGTTCTTTTGCTTTCGTAACTTGTACCTAAGTTAAAACTTAAAGGATTTTTTTGTTTACCTAACAAGAACTTGTATTGTCCCCAAAAACGAGCATAGGTTTTTGGTATACCTTTACTTTGTTCTGTAATAACATCTTCTCCTTCTATCGTTTTAGGATCTTGAAATGTTGCATTGGTATTAAATGATAAGAAATTATTAACTGCATAATTTACATCTAACTCTACACCTCTTGTTCTATTTTCTTGATCATAAAAATACTGAGGTACATCAATATTAAAATTTGATGCTGCAGGATCATCTTCATAATCATCATTAGCATACTGTAAATTTGTGGTTGCTGTTTGAAAAAATACAAGAGACGCTAATAAACTGTTATCTTTCGTCTTAAAACGCATTCCTAAATCTATTGACAAAGATTCAGAATCAGGACGATCATCACCATCTAAAGAAGATGTTACGCTATAAACCGTTCTACCAACAGAATAGTTACCAAATAAAGATAACTGATCCATAGCTCTATAATTTAAACCTAAATTATAAGCAAAACCAGCATCGTTAAAATCAACTAATTGTCCATCATCATACAAATTTCTATAATCTTGTTGGGTACCTAAATAAGCTCCACCAACTCTAGCTGTTAATTTATCGTAATAAATAACTTCTTGAAAACCGACCCCATAACCTTGTACTGTTTTTTCGTATTGGCTTCTTAAAATTGGGTCATAATCCCAAATACTTCCAGATCCCCAGTTAGGGTTTCTAATATCTAAAATGTATGGCACAGGATTAGTCGCTCTACTATCATCTGCATCCCAAGTAGAATGTTGGCTGTAATCAATATTTCTATTCTCGTAGTTAATACTTAATAAATGTTCTCCTCTTAAAGCATTTCCTTTTCCCCATGTTTTTTGAAAATCACCAAAATATTGAAACATTTTTTCTTGAGCATCAACAATTCTATATTCTTGACGTCTTGCCTCATACGGATAAATTACATCATCTATAATTAATGGCGAACGAGTATCGTTATGTATAATACCACTTTGTTGATAATAAGAATAATTTAAAGCCCCTGTTTGCCTAACATAATCTGAGCTATAATTTCTATACAAAACCTGGTTTGTAATGTTAACAGTTTCACTTGGTTTCCACTCATGACGTAATTTTACTCTAAATTCTTTTCCTTTGTTTGGTGTTGCCAAAGGTGATACCAATGTAGCGTCTCCAATATCAAAAGGTTCATAACCATCTGTATTGGTTAATGAGTTTGCCAAAATTTGGCGTTGCTCATCAGTTAATTGTACACCAGAAAAGTTTCCACTACTATCTAAACCTGTATCATTTACTAAGTTTTCCCAATTATAACCACCATCTTCCGGATTACCTAATAAACTTGTACTTACTAATCTTACAGGGTTTCCTGTTGGATCAATTTGAACAGCATCTTCTATATATGCACTAGATAATATAAATTGATGTTTATCTGTTTCATATTTTAAAGATCCATAATTCTCAAATCTTTCAGATGATACATCTCTATATCCTTCTTCAACTTCACTTGCACTTACAAAACGATAGCTTAATTTCTCTGAAATTGGACCCGTTAAATCGACCATAACTCTATAATGTCCCCATTTTCCAAAACGAGTTTCAATAGAATATTGTTCTATATCTAAAGGTTTTTTTTCTATTAAATTAATTACTCCACCTGCGGCGCCCATTCCGTAAAGACCAGCAGACGGACCTTTTAAAACCTCAATTCTTTCTATGTTAGTTTGCGAACGAACAGGATTAAATGTATTTCCTAAACTACCACCACCATACATACCATCGTAGGCATAATTAGCACCTAACCCTCTAATAACTAAATTATCACCAATATTATAATTATTACCCGCTTGTGTAACTCCACTTATATTTCTAATACTTTGTTGTATCGTATTGTTAGCTTGTTGATCTAGTAAATAACCACCTACAACAACTACAGGCGCAGGCGTGTTCATTAAACTAATTTTAGATTTTGTAGCAGAACGAGAAACTGTAGGTACTTTTTCTTTGTCTAAATGAGCTTCAATTAAAATTTCATTTAAATTTTCTGATGTATTTGTAAGTATCAAATTTACTTCAGAAATTTTATTTGAGTTCACTGTTATGGTTTTATTAACTGTTTTGTAACCAACATATGAAGCAGATAAAGTAATCTCACCAATAGGTGCTTTCACCATAAATTCACCATTATTATCTGATGAAGCTCCCAAAGAAAATTCTTTAATTTGAATGGTTACATTAGAAAGAGGAGTACCACTTTGATTAACAATTTTTCCATGAATTTTACCACTTATATTTTGAGCTTTCCCATCTTGGAAACTTAATAAAAACAGTATACAGCATACTATTTTAGTGAGGTTTATAGAACTTTTCGAATTTATAAAATAATTCATTACTTTTGATTTTAAGTATTTTTTTAATCTGTTAATAATATCATGTTTCCAGTATGAAATCTGATAATGACACACTAGTTTTTGGTAAATATTTTGCAAACATACAATGTTATTTTTATTTGTTCTAAATAAAGATAATATATGATTTATGGATATTTTTTTTATCTTTTAGTACTATCAAAATAAGCTAGTTAAGAAATAAAATATTTTTTGAATAATTTAAAGAGCATTAAAATGCTTCTAAAAAAACGTTGATGAAATTGAATAATATTAAAAAGTAATGGTAAACAATTTAGAACAAGGTTTTTTCGGCATTGGAATTCAGAATGGAAAAACGCCTGAAAATTTAGGTGTATTATGGCGTTCTGCCCAAAATATGGGGGCTAGTTTTATTTTTACCATAGGCAATCGCTATGCAAAACAAGCTTGCGATACGCACAAAGCCACTGGTGCAATGCCTTATTTTCATTACGAAACTTTTGACGATTTCTTTAATAATCTTCCTAAAGGAGCTATGTTAGTCGGTGTAGAATTAGATGAAAAAGCGGTACAATTAGAAACATTTGAGCATCCTAGACGTTGCGTTTATTTATTAGGCGCAGAAGATCATGGAATGTCTAAATTAGCGATTGAAAAATCGCATCATTTGGTAAAGTTTAAATCTGAATTAAGCTTAAATGTCTCTGTTGCTGGAAGCATTATTATGTATGACAGACAAGCGAAGTTTAATTTTTAGGTGTAAGAGAATTAAAACTACTTTCTATTAAGAAGCGATGTTGTATAAGCTTTATTTAAGCAATGAATTCAATAAATAAAACACGAACGGTGAAATTCCGGAGGATTTTGCAAGTATGCTTTTACCAGCATTTTTTTTTACACGGTGTTAGCATTTCGTTGTTTTTATTCAGTTGATTTCTGTTTTTTTTAAGGAAACCATTTTAATGTTAAAATAAAACCTATTGCACATAAAACTCGTGATAAAGTACTAATTATGTTGTTTTCCTCAAAAAACTAACCTGTAACTCTCCTTCAATTATAATTCCAATTTCGATTGAGTGAACAATTCCGCAACATGCTAAATTCCATATTTAGTTATGGTTTTTAATTCAGATTTTGATGCAATATATGAGTTAAAGGTCAAAAGTCTTTCTTTAAATTCCGAACAATCCTGCTTTAAAATGTTCCCAATCTGAAAATATAGTTTTAGCTACTAAAAAAGTCACTACGAAAAGGATAACTTTCACATAGCCCTTTTTAGATAATCTTTCCTTTCTATTAATTTTTATCATAATTTTTGTTTTTATTTCGGTGTTCAATGAATGCCAACGTTGTTGTGTTAAGAAAAGTTGCGATTTTGTGAACGAGGAATTTCCCGCAGAAATTCAGAAGTTGGTAAAAAAGCAACATGTTTTAGTTTAAACCAAATATAGCAATTTTTTATACAAGGTGTTGGCAATAGTTTTATTCTAAAAATTCATTTATTTTACCATTTACCGATTCTAAAGATTTCACATAACTTTTCAGAACTTTGAAATGCTTTTCAGTTATAATTTCCATATCTTGAAATGCGTGAACTACTTGATTTGAAACTTCATTAATCTCGATAGCATTGTAATCCTCTGGAACATATTTTGCAGATATTTCTACTAATGGAAAAACAAATTTTTTAATTAATTTTCTCCTACTTATTAAAGCATTATTTTCCATTACTTCATTATTAGAGTATGTCTCTAGAACTAATTTTGAATATTCTCCCATAAAATGATCATTACCATCAAATGTCCATTTTTTTATTCCATTTTCGATATTAAAGCTAGTATTTCTCATATTACATAATTCAAAATACCGAGTATATAATAACGATCTGTAATTATAGAATTTTTGTTCGTGATAATTATATTTTTCAAGATATGTTCTTACTTCACTTCTTAAAGATTCTCTAAAATCATAAAGTGAGTACAAATTAGTCATTAGCTTATTTATTTCCTCTATTTTTTCTTTATTATTAAAACCATATTTTTTATAAATATCTTTTAAACTTATAAATTGTAGAAAATCAACTTGAATTTCAGGATAAAATTTCATTTTAGAATCTTGTCTTTCAATATATTCATTTATAGCACCTATTTGTTTTAAAATCGGTGATTTAATAGATTCTAAATTATTTTTAAATAATTCATTTTCTGAATATTGGAGTGAAATATCTTCAACTCTTTTATCTCCTTTTTCTCTGTTGTAAACTTTTTCAGCAATTAAGTAAGTTCCAATAATACTTCCAACTGTTAAGAATAGACTAACATAATCAAACCAATTCGGGTTGTAAGTTTCTATAGAAAATATATTTATTAAACTTGTAAATATCATAATTAGTTTATTATTGCCAACGGTTTATATCACTATCAAAAGTTCTTTTACCCCATTATTTAATGGTTATCCTTACTCTTCTGATTTTCAAAAGTTATATTCGTATGTATTTTTTATAGTTTTAAAATGAGCACTTAAATTTCATTTACTTCACTTGTTTAGTAATCTGTTTTTATCCAAATTTACAACAAAAAGAATGCTTGTCAGTCCCTAGAATGCTAAGAAATAAAATATCGGTTAGTCTTTTTTGAACTGTATCCAAGTAAGACGGTGCCATAGCTTTTCTAAAGGACCTTGTCCGTATTTGTTTATCCACCATTTAAAAAAGTAAAACTGAATAATCCACAATACAATACCGATTCCTAGGCTTACTGTATGCCTTACATTTGGACCTAAACCTAAGCCGTAACCAAAGAATACAAAGCTTCCCAATATAGATTGCAGCACATAGGCAGTTAAACTCATACGACCAACATAACGCAAACCGCCTACTAGTTTTCTAAACCCACCATATTGATAAAGCAAAATAAAACCAGAGACTAATACAAATGTAAAGCTCAAGTTTTGATACATGGTAATGGCTTTTCCTAAAGACCCCACAACCACTTTTGAACTTACCAAAGCAGCAAAATTTTCACCTAAAAAATAAAGCGGTATAAAAGCAATAGCAGCTACCACAAGCATTCTTTTCCAAAAACGAATAGAAGCATCACTGGTTACAAATAGATCTTTAATTCCTAGCCAA encodes the following:
- the mgtE gene encoding magnesium transporter gives rise to the protein MTFEITDESLENLSELIISNNDKEITALFSEVHFADIAEVLDEVNFDEAIYIIKLLDSEKTSEILTELDEDTREKILKNLSAKEIADEVREMDTDDAADIIGELSEERQKRVMSALEDDDHAADIKELLSYNDNSAGALMAKELVKVYETWTVAGCMRRIRGQAKDVTRVHSIYVVDKEDKLVGRMSLKDLIIAKSDHKIADICKAKVDAVNVHQNDEEVAKIMAKYDLEAIPVVDDNNVLVGRITIDDILDVIREEADKDYQMAAGFSQDVEADDTIWELTKARLPWLILALFGGFISVSVLGSFDNAINTFPELFFFTPLIAAMAGNVGVQSSAIIVQGLANDSLKGSLFKRLLKEILQGLLNGFVLAALLMSAGMLFLGFPLDLGITVAASLISVIIIASIIGTFIPIILAKKGIDPALATGPFITTSNDILGILIYFSIAKLVLGF
- a CDS encoding RNA methyltransferase, giving the protein MRKLKNNELGRITVDEFKTVEKTPIIVVLDNIRSLNNIGSVFRTSDAFLIEKIYLCGICATPPNKDIHKTALGATESVAWEYVEDTLTLVEKLKAENVKVLSIEQAENSTMLDTFYPTIGEKYAIVMGNEVKGVQQEVVNASDLCIEIPQLGTKHSLNISVTTGVVIWDLFVKLRK
- the mutS gene encoding DNA mismatch repair protein MutS → MAKTKAKKVTPLMKQYNAIKNKYPDAMLLFRVGDFYETFGEDAKKAADVLGITLTKRGAGSETETALAGFPHHSLNTYLPKLVKFGMRVAICDQLEDPKMTKTIVKRGVTELVTPGVSLNDEVLQTKTNNFLAAVHFDKKQLGISFLDVSTGEYLVAQGNAEYIDKLLQNFSPSEVLVQKQHKQQFLELFENRYYTFYLDDWVFQKEYANETLQNHFEVKSLKGFGIQDVKNGIIAAGAVMYYLSETQHNQLKHIQHISRIAEDNYVWMDRFTVRNLELYNPNSINAVTLLNVIDKTISPMGGRLLKRWLALPLKNIDAIKNRHELVKFFIDSDEFSQTVTYQLKQISDLERLISKVATGKASPREIVLLKDSLKAILPIKASAEKSKNNTVKALGNQLHTCADLIEKINKTLFDEAPVNINKGNAIATGVHQELDDLRAISNSGKEYLDNMLKRETERTGITSLKISFNNVFGYYIEVRNSHKDKVPQEWIRKQTLVNAERYITEELKEYETKILGAEEKIAKIEQEIFSKLLQYIIQYVQIVQENAQVIAKIDCLLSFSVLAIDNNYVRPIMDESTDLEIKNGRHPVIEKQLPIDQAYIANDVVLNRTQQQIIMITGPNMSGKSAILRQTALIVLLAQMGSYVPAQNAKIGIVDKIFTRVGASDNISMGESTFMVEMNETASILNNVSERSLILLDEIGRGTSTYDGISIAWAISEFLHEHPTKAKTLFATHYHELNEMTTTFERIKNFNVSVKELENTIIFLRKLVSGGSDHSFGIHVAKLAGMPNMVIHRANKILEKLEKNNKNAEVKDVLKQDQNEEMQLSFFQLDDPLLENIKEEILATNIDTLTPIEALMKLNEIKRMLIKK
- a CDS encoding TonB-dependent receptor, yielding MNYFINSKSSINLTKIVCCILFLLSFQDGKAQNISGKIHGKIVNQSGTPLSNVTIQIKEFSLGASSDNNGEFMVKAPIGEITLSASYVGYKTVNKTITVNSNKISEVNLILTNTSENLNEILIEAHLDKEKVPTVSRSATKSKISLMNTPAPVVVVGGYLLDQQANNTIQQSIRNISGVTQAGNNYNIGDNLVIRGLGANYAYDGMYGGGSLGNTFNPVRSQTNIERIEVLKGPSAGLYGMGAAGGVINLIEKKPLDIEQYSIETRFGKWGHYRVMVDLTGPISEKLSYRFVSASEVEEGYRDVSSERFENYGSLKYETDKHQFILSSAYIEDAVQIDPTGNPVRLVSTSLLGNPEDGGYNWENLVNDTGLDSSGNFSGVQLTDEQRQILANSLTNTDGYEPFDIGDATLVSPLATPNKGKEFRVKLRHEWKPSETVNITNQVLYRNYSSDYVRQTGALNYSYYQQSGIIHNDTRSPLIIDDVIYPYEARRQEYRIVDAQEKMFQYFGDFQKTWGKGNALRGEHLLSINYENRNIDYSQHSTWDADDSRATNPVPYILDIRNPNWGSGSIWDYDPILRSQYEKTVQGYGVGFQEVIYYDKLTARVGGAYLGTQQDYRNLYDDGQLVDFNDAGFAYNLGLNYRAMDQLSLFGNYSVGRTVYSVTSSLDGDDRPDSESLSIDLGMRFKTKDNSLLASLVFFQTATTNLQYANDDYEDDPAASNFNIDVPQYFYDQENRTRGVELDVNYAVNNFLSFNTNATFQDPKTIEGEDVITEQSKGIPKTYARFWGQYKFLLGKQKNPLSFNLGTSYESKRTIDGYSLVDAHVNSYVLFDGALAYGIGKNWDLRLNIENIFNTRYYVKAMFAGALPGETRNLQLTAKYKF
- a CDS encoding RNA methyltransferase, producing MVNNLEQGFFGIGIQNGKTPENLGVLWRSAQNMGASFIFTIGNRYAKQACDTHKATGAMPYFHYETFDDFFNNLPKGAMLVGVELDEKAVQLETFEHPRRCVYLLGAEDHGMSKLAIEKSHHLVKFKSELSLNVSVAGSIIMYDRQAKFNF